One genomic segment of Halobacteriovorax sp. DA5 includes these proteins:
- a CDS encoding thiamine pyrophosphate-dependent enzyme, which yields MATVLKPKKKYTWKNTDKATLKQWYELLSLGRMLDDRAPNYLKQAIGWSYHAPYAGHDGIQLAIGQTFELGKDHLFPYYRDMLTAFSAGLTAEEILLNGISKATDLASGGRHMSNHFAKPEWNIHNVSSCTGNHTLHAVGTARAFNRYKHDGVVYSSQGESSVSEGYCYEAINGASREKLPVVFVFQDNGYGISVPKCDQTANEYVADNFTGFLNLHIIHCDGKDIFDSMNAMATAREIAATQQEPVIVHARCVRIHSHSNSDKHELYRSEEERAEAAAQDPLVAFRKELVANKIFTEAELDEIDAAAKVELLEAHKKAMKAPNPTPESIYDFVLPEPHVPTKYVDGTHNESGEEVKFIDAINGQLKKEFRHNPDTFIWGQDMANKDKGGIFNVSKGMQQEFGKDRVFNGPIAEDYILGTANGFSRFNKDIRVVVEGAEFADYFWPAMEQYVECSHDYWRSNGAFAPNILIRLASGGYIGGGLYHSQNLEGNLAGIPGVRIVCPAFADDAAGLLRTAMRSEGPTLYLEPKSLYNAKQAMTVVPEDFEVPFGKCRVRREGTDLSIITYGNTVHHSLEAAEKLAAQGYSVEVVDLRSIAPLDEEGVLASVKKTNRALVVHEDKVFGGFGGEVAAMINDKGFELLDAPVQRVGSTFTPVGFNRILEKAVLPNTDRVVEAALKVLNY from the coding sequence ATGGCAACTGTTCTTAAGCCTAAGAAAAAGTACACTTGGAAAAACACAGATAAAGCAACACTTAAGCAGTGGTATGAGCTACTAAGTCTTGGACGTATGTTAGATGATCGTGCGCCAAACTATCTTAAGCAAGCGATTGGTTGGTCTTACCACGCTCCATATGCAGGACACGATGGAATCCAACTAGCAATTGGTCAAACTTTCGAATTAGGAAAAGACCACTTATTCCCATACTACCGTGACATGCTAACTGCATTCTCGGCAGGTTTAACTGCAGAAGAAATTCTTTTAAATGGTATTTCAAAAGCCACTGACCTTGCTTCTGGTGGACGTCACATGTCTAACCACTTTGCAAAGCCAGAGTGGAATATTCATAACGTATCTTCTTGTACAGGTAACCACACGCTACACGCTGTAGGTACTGCAAGAGCATTCAACCGTTATAAGCATGATGGTGTTGTTTACTCTTCACAAGGTGAGTCTTCAGTTTCTGAAGGTTACTGTTATGAAGCGATCAACGGTGCATCTCGCGAGAAGCTTCCAGTTGTATTTGTATTCCAAGATAATGGATACGGTATTTCTGTTCCAAAATGTGATCAAACAGCAAACGAGTACGTTGCTGATAACTTTACAGGTTTCCTAAACCTTCACATCATTCACTGTGATGGAAAAGATATCTTTGATTCAATGAACGCGATGGCAACTGCAAGAGAAATTGCAGCAACTCAACAAGAGCCTGTAATTGTTCACGCTCGTTGTGTACGTATTCACTCTCACTCTAACTCTGATAAGCACGAGCTTTATCGTTCAGAAGAAGAAAGAGCAGAAGCGGCAGCTCAAGATCCATTAGTAGCATTTAGAAAAGAACTTGTTGCTAACAAGATCTTCACTGAAGCAGAGCTAGATGAAATCGATGCAGCTGCAAAGGTTGAACTACTTGAAGCTCACAAGAAAGCAATGAAAGCTCCAAACCCAACTCCTGAGTCAATCTATGACTTCGTACTTCCAGAGCCACACGTTCCAACGAAGTATGTTGACGGTACTCACAATGAGTCTGGTGAAGAGGTGAAGTTCATCGATGCAATCAATGGTCAACTTAAGAAAGAATTTAGACATAACCCAGATACTTTCATTTGGGGACAAGATATGGCCAACAAAGATAAAGGTGGTATCTTTAACGTTTCAAAAGGTATGCAACAAGAATTTGGTAAGGACAGAGTATTTAACGGTCCAATCGCTGAAGACTATATCTTAGGAACTGCAAATGGTTTCTCACGTTTCAACAAAGACATCAGAGTTGTTGTTGAAGGTGCTGAATTCGCTGACTACTTCTGGCCAGCAATGGAGCAATACGTAGAGTGTTCTCACGATTACTGGAGATCAAACGGAGCATTTGCACCTAATATCCTAATCAGACTTGCTTCTGGTGGATATATCGGTGGTGGACTTTACCACTCTCAAAACCTTGAAGGTAACTTAGCAGGTATTCCTGGTGTACGTATCGTATGCCCAGCTTTCGCTGACGATGCTGCTGGTCTTCTAAGAACTGCAATGAGAAGTGAAGGGCCAACTCTATACCTAGAGCCAAAGTCTCTATATAACGCAAAACAAGCAATGACTGTTGTACCAGAAGACTTTGAAGTTCCATTTGGTAAGTGTCGTGTAAGACGTGAAGGAACTGATCTTTCAATTATTACTTACGGAAACACAGTACACCACTCACTTGAAGCAGCAGAGAAACTTGCAGCTCAAGGTTATAGCGTAGAAGTTGTTGACCTTAGATCAATTGCTCCTCTAGATGAAGAAGGTGTTCTTGCATCTGTTAAGAAAACAAATAGAGCGCTAGTTGTTCACGAAGATAAGGTATTTGGTGGATTTGGTGGTGAAGTTGCTGCCATGATCAACGACAAAGGGTTTGAGCTTCTAGATGCTCCAGTTCAACGTGTTGGTTCGACTTTCACTCCAGTTGGTTTCAACAGAATCCTTGAAAAAGCAGTTCTTCCAAACACAGACCGTGTTGTAGAAGCTGCTCTTAAGGTTCTTAACTACTAG
- the adeD gene encoding adenine deaminase encodes MSLANKETQKLSPQELREVLKTARGDGEIDLLIKNVKILDLVNGEVVESSIAISGKTIAGIGKEYDEQPAKRIYDAGGATAVPGFIDGHLHVESSMMHPFEFERLTLPLGTTTAICDPHEITNVMGDRGFSWFLRCSELMDQNLFVQVSSCIPALPGFETNGGQFDIIDMKKYKEHPRVLGLAEMMNFPGVINGVEGVLEKVEEFAELNLDGHSPMLRGKQLNAYIAAGIQNCHETIFADEAKEKLQKGMGLIIREGSVAKNLKTLAPVVNEFNSCQCLLCTDDRNPYEIFNEGHINYMIKKMINELGTPAHIAYRLSSFSAAKHFGLKKLGLIAPGKQADIVLVGKLEDVDVKEVFKKGKLVSELDLPAKVNEKLEKSQPPKENTIKRNFLAPTDFNYDLTPGTYNVMEIVKDEIITNHLKVKFDGEEFEQDDISFITVIERYGQNRKPSLGLVKGMGLTRGAIASSVAHDSHNIVVIGKTPQDIATAANEVIENAGGFCVVDKGRVTASLALPIAGLLSLESAETINEGIIRLKVACKEIEVAVSEPFIQMAFLALPVIPTLKITDMGLVDVTKFEFIDLKCEEA; translated from the coding sequence ATGTCACTTGCAAATAAGGAAACACAAAAATTATCACCACAAGAATTAAGAGAGGTTTTGAAGACTGCTCGCGGCGATGGTGAGATTGATTTACTTATTAAAAATGTAAAGATTTTAGATCTTGTTAATGGGGAAGTGGTTGAGAGCTCAATTGCCATCTCTGGAAAAACTATTGCAGGAATTGGTAAGGAATACGATGAGCAGCCTGCTAAGCGTATTTATGACGCTGGTGGAGCGACAGCGGTTCCTGGCTTTATTGACGGCCACCTTCATGTTGAATCTTCAATGATGCACCCATTTGAATTTGAAAGGCTAACTCTTCCTCTTGGAACAACTACTGCCATTTGTGATCCACATGAGATTACTAATGTTATGGGTGATCGTGGTTTTTCTTGGTTTCTAAGATGTAGTGAACTGATGGATCAAAACCTCTTTGTTCAGGTGAGTTCGTGTATTCCTGCTCTTCCTGGCTTTGAAACAAACGGTGGTCAATTTGATATCATTGATATGAAAAAATATAAGGAGCATCCTCGTGTTCTTGGCCTTGCTGAAATGATGAATTTTCCAGGTGTCATCAATGGTGTGGAAGGTGTACTTGAAAAAGTTGAAGAGTTTGCAGAGCTTAATCTTGACGGGCACTCGCCAATGCTTCGTGGGAAACAGCTTAATGCTTATATCGCAGCAGGAATTCAAAATTGTCACGAGACAATCTTTGCAGATGAAGCAAAAGAAAAACTTCAAAAAGGTATGGGACTTATTATTCGTGAGGGATCTGTTGCCAAGAACTTAAAAACTCTGGCCCCAGTTGTTAACGAGTTTAACTCTTGTCAGTGTCTACTATGTACTGATGATAGAAACCCATATGAAATTTTTAATGAAGGTCATATTAACTATATGATCAAGAAAATGATTAATGAGCTTGGAACACCTGCACACATTGCTTATAGGCTATCAAGCTTCTCGGCCGCCAAACACTTTGGTTTAAAGAAACTAGGTCTGATTGCTCCTGGTAAACAAGCTGATATCGTTCTTGTTGGAAAACTTGAAGACGTTGATGTGAAGGAAGTATTTAAAAAAGGTAAGCTTGTAAGTGAGCTTGATTTACCTGCAAAGGTTAATGAGAAATTAGAAAAGTCTCAGCCGCCAAAAGAAAATACGATTAAGAGAAATTTCTTAGCACCTACTGATTTTAATTATGACCTGACACCAGGAACATATAACGTGATGGAAATTGTAAAAGATGAAATCATCACAAATCACTTAAAAGTAAAATTTGATGGTGAAGAATTTGAGCAAGATGATATTTCATTTATAACAGTTATTGAAAGATACGGACAAAATCGCAAGCCTAGTTTGGGCCTTGTTAAAGGTATGGGGCTAACTCGTGGAGCGATTGCTTCAAGTGTTGCTCACGACTCTCACAATATTGTCGTTATTGGAAAGACGCCTCAAGATATTGCAACAGCTGCTAATGAAGTTATTGAAAATGCTGGTGGCTTCTGTGTTGTGGATAAGGGGAGAGTCACTGCATCTCTTGCGCTTCCAATTGCAGGTCTTCTTAGTTTAGAGTCTGCTGAAACAATCAATGAGGGGATCATAAGACTTAAGGTCGCATGTAAAGAAATTGAAGTTGCGGTAAGTGAGCCTTTTATTCAAATGGCCTTCTTAGCTCTGCCTGTTATTCCAACTCTTAAAATAACAGACATGGGATTAGTTGATGTGACAAAATTTGAATTCATTGATTTAAAATGTGAAGAAGCTTAG
- the fbaA gene encoding class II fructose-bisphosphate aldolase, which yields MPIATYEQYCDMLDSAKKGGYAYPAINVTSTSTANAAIKAFADMKSDGIIQVSTGGGSFASGQALKDEVLGAISLAQHVHLVAAKYDVLIALHTDHCHPEKVDSFLIPLIEETEKRRAQGQPNLFHSHMFDGSVLPTAENIEMSKKLLERCAKSEIILEIETGVVGGEEDGVNNEDAPADKLYTTPEEMVEVTKALRPLGKFMYAATFGNVHGVYKPGNVKLRPQVLKDGQAAVTAELGADAENWLVFHGGSGSELSEIHETLNYGVVKMNIDTDTQYAYSRPVVDHMFKHYDEMLKIEGEVGNKKQYDPRTWMKKAENAMTERIAQACRDLKSDGKSINL from the coding sequence ATGCCAATAGCTACTTATGAACAATACTGCGATATGTTAGATAGCGCTAAAAAAGGCGGATACGCATATCCGGCCATTAACGTAACATCTACTTCAACAGCAAATGCTGCCATCAAGGCCTTCGCTGATATGAAATCAGATGGAATTATCCAAGTTTCAACTGGAGGTGGTTCATTTGCTTCAGGCCAGGCCCTGAAAGATGAAGTCTTAGGTGCAATCTCTCTAGCTCAACACGTTCACCTTGTTGCTGCAAAGTACGATGTACTTATTGCTCTACATACTGACCACTGTCACCCAGAAAAAGTTGATAGCTTTTTAATTCCTCTTATTGAAGAAACAGAAAAAAGAAGAGCTCAAGGTCAACCAAACCTTTTCCACTCACATATGTTTGATGGTTCAGTTCTACCAACTGCTGAAAATATTGAAATGAGTAAGAAGCTTTTAGAGAGATGTGCTAAGAGTGAAATTATTCTTGAAATTGAAACAGGTGTTGTTGGTGGTGAAGAAGATGGTGTTAATAATGAAGATGCACCAGCAGATAAATTATACACAACACCAGAGGAGATGGTTGAAGTAACAAAAGCACTTCGCCCTCTTGGTAAGTTTATGTATGCGGCCACTTTTGGTAACGTTCACGGCGTCTATAAGCCAGGTAACGTAAAGCTTCGTCCACAAGTTTTAAAAGACGGACAAGCTGCTGTTACGGCTGAGCTTGGAGCAGATGCAGAAAACTGGCTAGTTTTCCACGGTGGTTCAGGAAGTGAGCTATCTGAAATTCACGAAACACTAAACTATGGTGTTGTAAAAATGAATATCGACACTGACACTCAATATGCTTACTCTCGTCCAGTAGTTGATCACATGTTCAAGCACTACGATGAGATGCTAAAGATCGAAGGTGAAGTTGGAAACAAGAAACAATACGATCCTAGAACTTGGATGAAAAAAGCTGAAAACGCAATGACTGAACGTATTGCACAAGCTTGTCGTGACTTAAAGTCAGATGGAAAGTCGATCAACCTTTAA